Within the Cryptococcus neoformans var. neoformans B-3501A chromosome 1, whole genome shotgun sequence genome, the region GATACACTCGTGGCTGTCCCACGGTGACgattcatcatcctccctcCACCCGGCTATCGTCCCTCCTCGCGCGTATATAAACCCCCGGCTTTCGAACAATCAACAAATCTCCCACTCCCTTTTCCCAACTCTTGCAGCCTTGTAGCCCCGTAGATTTACAATATTGCCTGGGTCAACTTCCTACATAGCACAACATGGCTCCCCGACGTTCACGTCCGACCCACGGTGCCATGCCGAATGACGATATCCCCACCCTCTCGTTACCCGAGGTCAAGGAGCGTTTGGCACGAAATACCGTTCTGCTAAATTCACCTCTGTTTGCACAGCCGACTTCTCCATCTGCCTCTGGGTCAACGTCCAAAGCGCAAGGGGCGGACCAAGGGTCAAGTGATCCGATCAGAGAGAAGCTTGTGAAAGCTCGTGAAGCGCTCTTGATGAGGGAACAAGAGTTAATGATGCAGAACATGAATGTCGgcgcatcatcttcatctgagGCTGGCAATGCAGATGCAGataagaagggaaagggaagagaaccAATGGGCGGTGTGAGTGGAAAACAGAGGGTGTTGGAGAGTATAAGAGCCGGTGAAGGGTCACTAGCCAAAAACGGATTAATCTTGTGAGTGTCCTCGCCCGTGGGTTGGATAGTCATCCTGTATGATACAATCGCTGATAGTTCTATTTTTTACAGGCCAATGGATCAGACCCTCTCTCTCGGTCAAAGAGATTATATAAACTCCACCACCCATGCGCTCTCCTCTCTAACCCTTGATCACACCcgatcttcatcaccaaagCCGAGAAATCCTACTCGAACAAATGGTGTTCCGAGGTCAAGACCATCAAGAAGCCAACTGTTGGCCATCGGTGATGGTAGCGGTAGTACGAGTAATTATGGAGGGGATGAGGTTGCCCGGGCAGAGCGGTTAGCTAAGCTCGGCGCGTTTATGAGTTATAAAGGCTCTGATGACGAATGGTCTGATtcggatgaagatgaagatgaaggatatTACGATTATCCAGAGGACGGACAGGGAGAAATGGTATTTGAGACGATGGACGACAACCAAATTGGCTACAAACCGAATGGGATGCCATtacgaaggaagaatgccacaggggaagaggtggacGAGTAtgggatggaggatgacgagTTTGCGGAAGGTAATAGTGATTACGAGAATGGAGCGGGTGATGAGCCAACGAGTGGGGCGCCAGGCAGGTAGCGAAGACGTCACTGAAGGATCAAAGGAGACATTTTGCATGTACATTTTGTAACATACGCACGATACATCATTTTTGAAAAACAGCTGCTGAATGAACGTGAGACGTGGATTCAAACGGAATAGAAACACATGATGGTGCATCAGGATGAGCTGATATAAAAATAGGTGAACTTTTGGAATAATAACAATCATTCCCAACGAGAGGATGAGCTACACAGGGAATTTTATATGACTTGTGGAAATTTTCATTCTACAACTTAGTCTGGATGATTGAAGTCAGCGGAATTCTTTACGCTTAAAGGGTGAAAGAACTTACAAAGCAACCTTGTCAAAATGTTTGACCTGGTGTTCTTGATCGCCGAATACAATccctcaacttcttcttgcccgaCACCGCTGATGTCGGCCATCAAGTACGCAATGTCACCCTTGGAGTCGGAGAATTGCTTCTCGATGTTGTGGTCCGCAAGGATGTTGTTGATACCCCTCAAAACACCAGGCTCGTTCTTGTGAACGTGGCAGACCCTGATATGTCTCTCGTcggcggcggtgatggCACGCAAGTCGACTTCGGGGAAGTTGACAGCACCGAGGGTAGTACCGTAGTTCAGGTATCGAGTAAGAGCGTTGGAAACTTCGGTACCGATGGCTCGCTGAGCTTCCTCGGTAGAACCACCGATGTGAggagtgaggatgaggttggGAATCTTTCGGAGTCGAGGGATGAAGTCACCGAGAGTCTCGTTAAAGCCGGGACCATTGGATCCGGGCTCCTTGGGGAAGACGTCGATGGCAGCACCGGCAAGGTGGTCGGATTCGAGGGCGTCACAGAGAGCAGAGAGGTCGACAACCTTGCCTCGGgcgttgttgatgaagaaggcacccttcttcatctgagAAAATTGCTCGGCACCCATCATACCAATGGTGTCAGGGATTTCAGGGACATGCAAGGTGATGAAATCAGCCCTGGAGAGGAGATCCTCAAGGGTGTCAACCTGGCGGGCTGAACCGAGAGGCATGATAGGGACTACGTCAAAGTAGATGACGGACATACCAAATGCCTCGGCAAGGACGGAAAGCTGAGAACCAATGTGACCGTAACCGACAATACCAAGGGTCTTGCCACGAATTTCCCAACAGTTCTTGGAGAGCTTGTTCCAGATACCGGCTCGCATCTCGTGGGTTCGGTCGATGATTTGTCTAGAAAGGGCAATGATCTCGGAGATGACGAGCTCGGCAACAGAACgggagttggagaagggagagttGAAAACGGCGATACCTCGCTTGGCGGCGTGCTCAAGATCGACCTGATTGGTACCGATACAGAAACAGCCGATGGCCAAGAGTTGGGGGTTGGCGTCAATGACCTTGGCAGTGATCTTAGTTTTTGATCGGATACCGATGGCATGGTAATTGGGGAGCTTGGCAAtgagctcttcttcagtgTAGGCCTTGGTGACGTGGTCAACctaaagaaaagaatgatCATCAGTGGCTGTTCGTGAAGAGATTATTGGATGTtctatttcttctttggacCGTTATACCTTGCATATCTGACCGACGGAAAGACATAAAAACGCAAGGTACATCGACAGCGGTCCAGAAGCAAGAGGAACGCGCTTGAATACTCACCTCGTAGCCTTGGCTCTTCAAGTAGTCGGCGGCGTCCAAGTTAATGTTTTCCAAAAGCAGAATCTTAGTCTTGCCCTGCCTCTTCTCATGATTCTCTTGTGTGGGGTAgtcaggaggaaggaaggcggTCAATTGTCGGGCAATACCGTGGAAAGCACCAGAGGCATTTCTGAGGTAGCTAGTTGAAGGGGAggtagagaaagagaaggaggaattGCGAGGAGAAGTGCCAGTGGGCGGAGAATGGGgagcgaaagaagagacgggAATGCCACGGGTGTTGGCAGGGATAGGGATGCTAAATGAAAGATAAGATGTTAGTAGATTGATCGACCCCACTTGGTACGCGACATCCTTTGGGGTGATAAGATATGGATATGGGAATGTGATGACGCTGCAAGAGGAAGTGGGGCGAGATGGGACTTACTTGTTGGGGGGGTCGGAGGCGGAGACGGACTGTCTTCTGTTTCTGTCTGGGATAGGGATGGACATTGTGCTGCTGTGTTTTTGTTGTGGTTGTAAAAGCGCAAGCGAGTCGACCCGGCTTATATATATCTACGATGGAAAATAAAGACTCGAGCCGCAGGAAAATTCGGAACGTCTCTACTCGGATCGAGCACGCAAAAAAACAAATAATTATTCCAGCTATCTCACGTGGGAGTCACGTGGATCGAGCGACGGAAGAGTTTATTggccttccttcttcattctgtcttgcttcttctcttcttttccatgCTATGTGCTGTGCTTATGCAGCTTTCAAAGTCAAGTGTGACAGAGATGCATCAGGAGCTGAAGCCATTTTTCATTGTTATGGTTGACTGTCTCTGTTGTCAGCTTCAGTTATTTGTACGACAGCTACAATTTCATCACACTCCTGTAGTGCAGTGCGTGTCAGCCTGATACGAAAAGCAACTGAATATTTAAGTTTACGGATTACGTACGCTTCCCGCGCGAGATTCACGTGGCGAGTGGAGGCAAAGATATTTTGCATTCAACTCTTTCCACCGTACATCTCTGTATCTATAGGCCGTACCCAAAATGGAGTTTCTGCCGCTGCGCACCCTCCCAGCGCCGCCACGACAACAATCAACAACAAATCCTCATTCCAGACACTTTCACTCTTTTCGACAccccctcttcatcaaacaCCCGGCCGCCATCACCCATATCCATTTTTGCCCAACAAAACCACATCGGTATGCCGTGACATCTTCCACAAGAGTGTTGATCTATGCACCGAAGACCGGAAAGGTGGTAAAGACTATCACTAGGTTCAAGGACACTGCTCGAAGCGGAGAGTTTAGGAAAGATGGTAAATTAGTAGTTGCTGGTGGAGAcgatggtgttgttcaGGTCTTCGACGTGAACAGTCGAGCAATCTTAAGAACGATGAAAGAGCATAACCAGTGAGTCGCATTTGATAAATAAGTTTTTCATTTCTCATGATGTGTAGACCCGTCCGAGTCACCCATTTCTCCCCGCATCTTCCCCAAGTGCTCTCCGCTTCCGACGATACTACAGTAAAGCTCTGGGACTTGTCCACACAAGCATGTCTCTCCACCTTTTCGTCCCACACCGACTATGTTAGATCATCAATTTTCTCCCCTTCCGACCCTTCCCTGATACTCTCTGCATCTTATGATTCCACTATTCGGCTACACGACGTCCGACTGCCAGAAGACGAGGCTAATGTCATTACTATGCGACATGGTGGTGCTCCCGTGGAGGATATCTTGGCGTTCCCCAGTGGAGGTGTGGCTGTCAGCGTCGGTGGACCTATATTGAGAGTTTGGGATCTTGCAATGGCAGGCAAGTGCGTGCGAGCATTGTCCAATCACCAAAAGACCGTTACCTCAGTTGCCTTTGATGGTACAAAGGGACGAGTCTTGACCGGCGGTCTCGACAACATGGTCAAGGTCTACGACGTTGAAGACTGGAAGGTTGTTCACACCATGCGTTACCCCGCACCCGTCTTATCTCTCGCGGTTTCCCCTGATGACACCCACATCGCAGCTGGTATGACTGACGGTACCCTTTCCGTTCGTCGGCGAGATCCCAAAGCTTCTGAGCTCGGCGCGTCTTCAGCGCAGGAAACAGCTATCAAGGGTGGCGCATATGAATACTTTGCAGATATGGAGGCGATCTTCGGGACAGGGCACATCAAGGCTAAGGGGAAAGATTTAGGACCTGTGGTTGGGCCGGCAGACGAATTTAGGGTGGAGACAAGACGGCAAAAGAGGCTGAGGGACTTTGACAAATATTTGAAATCATTCAAATACTCTGCCGCTCTTGACGCAGGATTACACAAGAATGTCAAGCCCACCACTACATTCGCTTTGATCCAGGAGTTGGTTCACCGTGATGCTCTTCGGATAGCCCTTTCCGGGCGAGACGATGTTACACTTGAACCTATTCTCAACTTTTTGGCCAAGAACGTCACAGACCCTCGATTCGGTGAGATGGCGGCGCAGGTCGTCGGTGTCATCATTGGTGAGTCTTTCAACTTTCCTTTCGTTTTGCTATACCTTTTCCGACATTGTTAACCATCTAACTCGTAGATATCTACACACCAATCCTCGGCCAATCGCCTATTCTCGATGAAATGCTCGGCAAGATTCAGACACGGGTTGAGAGGGAGTTGAGTTTCCAGAGAGAGTTGATGAAGTTAAGAGGGGCACTGGATATGACATTGTCACAGGCCGCTTTAGGGAGAGTCGAGGCTTAGGGGGGGACATGGAGCATGAGGATAAGGGTTATAGCAGATGTGCATGCACATGTAATCTTGGTGTAACATGGCGAAGATATGGACCTCCATCGGTTGTCATTATTAGCTGCTCGTTTCCATGGGTCCCCCATTACTGCATAACCTAACAGCACACCAAGTCATACGACGAGCACGCATGATGGAAGGCCGATAAGCCTATATCtgttggagagaagcaCTTACTGTCCGGTTACAATATTTTGCTATGTAGCGTAGCTGTGTGCATGCTGTCCATTCATCAATGAAGACCAGACAATCAAATTTGTCAGCATAAAGCCACAAAGGTTTTTCGTACCACCAAGCCTTATGGATGTCTTGTTCTAAATACAGCTACAAGAGTACTCCCAGAGTCAAAAAGTGCGAGCTTACATCATTTTAGTGCCAGATTATTATAGTAGCATTCCTACCCAGTCCATGCACATTACTTATATGGGTAAGAATCTATTACTACCGACTATTAACAATAAGAGAAGAAAATAGGGGAAAGAATTTCTTACCGATgcacaacaacaacgaa harbors:
- a CDS encoding hypothetical protein (HMMPfam hit to 2-Hacid_dh, D-isomer specific 2-hydroxyacid dehydrogenase, catalytic domain, score: 75.7, E(): 1.2e-19; HMMPfam hit to 2-Hacid_dh_C, D-isomer specific 2-hydroxyacid dehydrogenase, NAD binding domain, score: 289.3, E(): 6.1e-84) — translated: MSIPIPDRNRRQSVSASDPPNNIPIPANTRGIPVSSFAPHSPPTGTSPRNSSFSFSTSPSTSYLRNASGAFHGIARQLTAFLPPDYPTQENHEKRQGKTKILLLENINLDAADYLKSQGYEVDHVTKAYTEEELIAKLPNYHAIGIRSKTKITAKVIDANPQLLAIGCFCIGTNQVDLEHAAKRGIAVFNSPFSNSRSVAELVISEIIALSRQIIDRTHEMRAGIWNKLSKNCWEIRGKTLGIVGYGHIGSQLSVLAEAFGMSVIYFDVVPIMPLGSARQVDTLEDLLSRADFITLHVPEIPDTIGMMGAEQFSQMKKGAFFINNARGKVVDLSALCDALESDHLAGAAIDVFPKEPGSNGPGFNETLGDFIPRLRKIPNLILTPHIGGSTEEAQRAIGTEVSNALTRYLNYGTTLGAVNFPEVDLRAITAADERHIRVCHVHKNEPGVLRGINNILADHNIEKQFSDSKGDIAYLMADISGVGQEEVEGLYSAIKNTRSNILTRLLFVE
- a CDS encoding hypothetical protein (HMMPfam hit to WD40, WD domain, G-beta repeat, score: 143.5, E(): 4.8e-40) gives rise to the protein MEFLPLRTLPAPPRQQSTTNPHSRHFHSFRHPLFIKHPAAITHIHFCPTKPHRYAVTSSTRVLIYAPKTGKVVKTITRFKDTARSGEFRKDGKLVVAGGDDGVVQVFDVNSRAILRTMKEHNQPVRVTHFSPHLPQVLSASDDTTVKLWDLSTQACLSTFSSHTDYVRSSIFSPSDPSLILSASYDSTIRLHDVRLPEDEANVITMRHGGAPVEDILAFPSGGVAVSVGGPILRVWDLAMAGKCVRALSNHQKTVTSVAFDGTKGRVLTGGLDNMVKVYDVEDWKVVHTMRYPAPVLSLAVSPDDTHIAAGMTDGTLSVRRRDPKASELGASSAQETAIKGGAYEYFADMEAIFGTGHIKAKGKDLGPVVGPADEFRVETRRQKRLRDFDKYLKSFKYSAALDAGLHKNVKPTTTFALIQELVHRDALRIALSGRDDVTLEPILNFLAKNVTDPRFGEMAAQVVGVIIDIYTPILGQSPILDEMLGKIQTRVERELSFQRELMKLRGALDMTLSQAALGRVEA